One window from the genome of Nicotiana tomentosiformis chromosome 5, ASM39032v3, whole genome shotgun sequence encodes:
- the LOC104110655 gene encoding uncharacterized protein codes for MASLEGELIPKLVEENEKDKKGSEPVIMTRPPPPFPQRLQKQKDDAKYKKFLDILSQFETVALTEECIAKVESKLPPKLKDPGSFTIPLSLGKQEVGRSLGDLGASINLMPSSLFKQLGLGVLRPTTITVQLADRSLVMPEGIIEDVLVRVGKFILPADFIVLDYEADEEVPIILGRPFLATGGAIIDVREGKTRGDRPTLNRVNPAEQPY; via the exons ATGGCTAGTCTTGAAGGAGAATTAATTCCCAAGCTAGTTGAGGAGAATGAGAAAGACAAAAAAGGATCAGAGCCAGTAATTATGACAAGGCCACCACCTCCGTTTCCACAAAGACTGCAGAAGCAAAAAGATGATGCTAAGTACAAGAAATTCTTAGATATTTTGAGCCAA TTTGaaacagttgcacttactgaagAGTGCATTGCTAAAGTTGAGAGTAAACTtcctcctaagttgaaggatCCTGGGAGCTTCACAATTCCTCTATCTCTTGGAAAACAAGAAGTTGGTAGATCCCTGGGTGATTTAGGGGctagtataaatttgatgccatCCTCTTTGTTTAAGCAACTCGGATTGGGGGTGCTTAGACCTACTACAATTACTGTACAGTTAGCAGATAGGTCACTAGTTATGCCAGAAGGAATTATTGAGGATGTGTTAGTTCGAGTTGGAAAGTTTATTCTTCCTGCTGATTTTATTGTTCTTGATTATGAGGCAGATGAGGAAGTGCCCATTATTTTGGGGCGACCATTCTTAGCTACTGGTGGAGCGATTATTGATGTGAGGGAAGGGAAAACTCGAGGAGATAGAccgacactcaaccgagtgaacccggccgagcaaccctattag